In Sander lucioperca isolate FBNREF2018 chromosome 12, SLUC_FBN_1.2, whole genome shotgun sequence, one DNA window encodes the following:
- the LOC116050889 gene encoding uncharacterized protein LOC116050889 has protein sequence MANYRTKLRGYGVPEVMCNALKHKSPANQKSAKSVKKPRKAEVNYLPPYPAGEDEESQEQERIQLLTEVRKRDNNKLIKEKMAKTFAHRRNEIINLSPSIEDIKTRWPALFEPSQIQDEFHRITMVHLESKFMSKLDEYTPKLLNIFHSKGGTMGLRLQAILLKAPSNHSISMTRDVVIRCLMVYLGESTDHLLKEYDDADEDSVSQDLAVQRTKIYNIKTTTPEGPDDIGIVVEGVKVLTALGNFPRACSMVVGLAYAVNLAYPKELRYTLEVFQKLLLELDCSKLSPKVNSLKNKLLA, from the exons ATGGCAAATTATCGCACCAAACTCCGAGGCTATGGTGTTCCTGAGGTGATGTGTAATGCACTGAAACACAAGAGCCCAGCAAACCAGAAGTCTGCAAAGAGTGTAAAAAAACCTCGAAAGGCAGAGGTAAACTACCTCCCCCCTTACCCAGCaggagaggatgaagaaagTCAAGAACAAGAGAGGATTCAGTTGCTTACTGAAGTAAGAAAAAGGGACAACAACAAATTGATCAAAGAAAAAATGGCCAAAACATTTGCACACAGAAGAAACGAAATCATCAACCTATCACCCAGCATAGAAGACATCAAAACCAGATGGCCTGCTCTATTTGAGCCCTCTCAA ATCCAGGATGAGTTTCACAGAATCACAATGGTGCATCTTGAATCAAAGTTCATGTCTAAGCTGGATGAATACACTCCGAAGCTTCTGAACATCTTCCACTCCAAAGGTGGAACCATGGGGTTGAGGTTGCAGGCCATCCTACTCAAG GCTCCAAGCAACCATAGCATCAGCATGACCAGAGATGTTGTCATTCGGTGTTTGATGGTGTACCTTGGGGAATCCACAGATCATCTCTTAAAGGAGTATGAT GATGCTGATGAAGACAGTGTGTCGCAGGACCTTGCTGTACAAAGAACTAAAATCTACAACATCAAGACTACTACGCCAGAGGGTCCTGATGACATCGGCATCGTAGTAGAGGGCGTGAAAGTTCTGACTGCTCTGGGTAACTTTCCAAGGGCTTGCTCCATGGTCGTTGGCTTGGCATATGCAGTGAATCTTGCCTATCCCAAGGAGCTCAGGTACACGCTTGAAGTCTTCCAGAAACTCCTCCTTGAGCTGGATTGTTCAAAGCTGTCCCCAAAAGTGAACAGCCTCAAGAATAAGCTACTAGCTTAA